The Solibacillus sp. FSL W7-1464 genome contains a region encoding:
- a CDS encoding SMP-30/gluconolactonase/LRE family protein, which translates to MKICGKYRAKFADGPIWHQAYGVIWLDIANKKIITFNPETEIEDVYDAMGWIQSIIPTADGQFIGVYKDGLYLINFKLGLKKPFVLPPDLSEIHFLNDSKCGPDGRLWIGYSDGFFKKFKETPQTAFSNYPFENAKLISVDAEGEIQTHLSKLAISNGLEWDRKTNKFYHIDSSKHAIFQYELTESGQLLFEKIVYTFKMVEGYPAGMTIDSEGNLYVTLFKSGLMAKTSKEQTRVVCINPQEQQIKEEFIIPVSHVTSCTIGGKNLDNLYVTTAYEALPEARIKEEPLAGYLLQFPIKTTGVLPYEFLLARNGTDI; encoded by the coding sequence ATGAAAATTTGTGGGAAATACCGCGCGAAGTTTGCAGATGGTCCAATCTGGCATCAGGCATATGGTGTGATTTGGCTGGATATCGCGAATAAAAAAATCATCACATTCAATCCGGAAACCGAAATAGAAGATGTGTATGATGCAATGGGGTGGATTCAGTCCATTATCCCGACTGCAGATGGTCAGTTTATTGGAGTTTACAAAGACGGCCTCTATTTGATCAATTTTAAATTAGGTCTGAAAAAACCGTTTGTTTTGCCGCCAGATCTGTCTGAAATACATTTTTTAAATGATTCTAAATGTGGACCAGACGGACGACTATGGATAGGTTATTCAGACGGTTTTTTTAAAAAGTTCAAAGAAACGCCGCAAACTGCATTTTCCAACTACCCATTCGAAAATGCGAAATTAATCTCCGTTGATGCAGAAGGCGAAATTCAGACGCATTTATCAAAATTAGCGATTTCCAACGGTTTGGAATGGGATCGCAAAACAAATAAATTTTATCATATTGATTCATCAAAACACGCAATCTTTCAATATGAATTAACAGAAAGCGGGCAGCTGCTTTTTGAAAAGATTGTTTATACTTTCAAAATGGTTGAAGGATATCCGGCCGGCATGACGATCGATAGTGAAGGGAATTTGTATGTAACTTTGTTTAAAAGTGGTCTTATGGCAAAAACAAGTAAGGAACAAACACGTGTTGTATGTATAAATCCACAGGAGCAGCAGATCAAAGAAGAATTCATCATTCCTGTTTCCCATGTTACGTCCTGCACGATCGGCGGTAAAAACTTGGACAATCTGTATGTTACAACAGCTTATGAAGCATTGCCGGAAGCGCGTATTAAAGAGGAGCCGCTAGCAGGCTATTTACTGCAGTTTCCGATAAAAACGACAGGTGTATTACCATATGAGTTTTTATTGGCAAGGAACGGAACGGATATCTGA
- a CDS encoding SDR family NAD(P)-dependent oxidoreductase: MELLGKVALVTGGGRGIGKETALLLASKGAKVAVCARNEQECTEVQQLIETTYNVPSIGIKCDVSNYAQVQEAVAVVTTELGPIDILINNAGAMALKPFTETTPDEWIKMHDINVHGPYYFCYETVPSMIERRTGAIINISSIWGTKGGPNRSAYISSKHAVIGFSKALGEEMKPYGIRVNAVCPGPVDTRMTDELGVDLNKSGWLEAIDIANVIVDLVLPKSRAITATSVEAFGYGAPVGLAK, from the coding sequence ATGGAATTACTAGGTAAAGTTGCGCTTGTAACAGGCGGAGGCCGGGGTATCGGCAAAGAAACAGCCCTATTGTTAGCTTCAAAAGGAGCAAAAGTTGCGGTTTGTGCACGTAATGAGCAAGAGTGTACAGAAGTGCAGCAGCTGATTGAAACGACATATAATGTTCCTTCCATTGGCATTAAATGTGATGTTTCGAATTATGCACAAGTCCAGGAGGCTGTGGCGGTTGTTACGACAGAGCTTGGACCAATCGATATATTGATCAATAATGCAGGGGCGATGGCGTTGAAGCCATTTACGGAAACAACGCCGGATGAGTGGATAAAAATGCACGACATTAATGTACATGGTCCGTATTATTTCTGCTATGAAACGGTTCCATCGATGATTGAAAGGCGTACAGGTGCGATCATCAACATTTCCTCAATATGGGGGACGAAGGGCGGTCCAAATCGCAGTGCCTACATCTCTTCCAAACATGCCGTAATCGGTTTTTCCAAGGCATTGGGAGAAGAGATGAAACCATATGGAATAAGAGTTAATGCCGTTTGCCCTGGTCCGGTGGATACAAGAATGACCGATGAACTTGGAGTAGATCTAAATAAAAGCGGATGGTTAGAAGCCATTGATATTGCCAATGTCATTGTTGACTTAGTATTACCGAAAAGCCGTGCAATTACTGCCACTTCAGTAGAAGCATTCGGTTACGGTGCACCAGTAGGTTTAGCCAAATAA
- a CDS encoding VOC family protein — protein sequence MAPEIAKLGHVALVSTDLEKSLVFFKEIIGLEETAEIDGVHYLRAYSDFQHHTLSIEAGESAHVKHIGWRTKTADCVQGFNELLVEQGVDVQEYPKGTTPGIGDSIRFQLPSGHTFELYYDVEKSKAGPDKASVLKNQVYKSWNKGISPRRFDHVNIHTTTDVAESYAFLTEVLGFNMREYLRGDDGILAGWMSVTPLVHDVAMIKKETLPTPARLHHISYWLDDTQDILRAADILKENNLPFIGPGKHGVSQAIYLYVMDPGSGCRVELFSGGYLIFEPDWEPVEWTLEERALSNTYWGDSVQDKELNNITIEAR from the coding sequence GTGGCACCAGAAATCGCTAAACTAGGCCATGTTGCTTTAGTGTCAACAGATTTGGAAAAGTCATTAGTTTTCTTTAAAGAGATTATTGGATTGGAAGAAACAGCGGAAATCGACGGTGTTCACTATTTACGTGCCTACAGTGATTTCCAGCATCATACTTTGAGCATTGAAGCGGGTGAAAGTGCTCACGTCAAACATATCGGCTGGCGTACAAAAACAGCTGATTGTGTTCAAGGCTTCAATGAACTTTTAGTCGAGCAAGGGGTAGATGTACAGGAATATCCAAAAGGCACAACACCAGGTATCGGTGATTCGATCCGTTTTCAATTACCGAGCGGCCATACATTTGAACTCTATTATGACGTGGAAAAATCAAAAGCCGGTCCGGATAAAGCTTCAGTTCTGAAAAACCAAGTATATAAATCGTGGAACAAAGGGATTTCGCCGCGTCGATTTGATCATGTAAATATTCATACGACGACAGATGTAGCTGAATCCTATGCATTTTTAACAGAAGTGCTTGGCTTCAATATGCGTGAGTATTTACGTGGCGATGACGGTATTTTGGCGGGCTGGATGAGTGTGACGCCCCTTGTACATGATGTGGCGATGATAAAAAAGGAAACGCTTCCAACACCTGCCCGTCTCCATCACATCTCGTACTGGCTGGATGATACACAGGATATTTTACGTGCTGCAGATATTTTAAAAGAAAACAATCTGCCATTTATCGGTCCAGGTAAACATGGTGTATCTCAGGCGATCTACTTATATGTAATGGATCCTGGAAGTGGCTGCCGAGTGGAATTATTCTCGGGCGGTTACTTAATTTTCGAACCGGATTGGGAACCTGTTGAGTGGACATTGGAAGAACGTGCCTTAAGTAATACATATTGGGGCGACAGTGTGCAGGATAAAGAATTAAATAATATTACGATTGAAGCGAGGTAA
- a CDS encoding isocitrate lyase/PEP mutase family protein, translated as MKKTEMFQQLLAGKDTFILPGAFDAMTARIIEETGFKAIYATGAGISNAQLGWADVGLTTLTEIAQVVSWMSEVTTTPIVVDADTGFGNAINMQRTVKVLEKAGAAALQIEDQVMPKKCGHFNGKEVISQDEMVGKIKAALDARTDDQLAIIARTDALGVLGFDEAIERANAYKEAGAHAIFVEAPTTYEQLSRITKEVTGIPHIINLVEGGKTPLVSRQEAQNLGFQIMLCANSALRGAIKGATDAMQILMRDESQENIHDVICTWEQRQELFKLKEIQQLEKQYS; from the coding sequence TTGAAAAAAACAGAGATGTTTCAACAGTTATTAGCAGGTAAAGACACATTTATATTGCCGGGCGCCTTTGATGCAATGACCGCCCGCATTATTGAAGAAACGGGATTTAAGGCCATATATGCAACAGGAGCCGGTATTTCAAATGCACAGCTTGGCTGGGCGGATGTCGGGCTGACGACTTTAACGGAAATCGCCCAGGTCGTTTCCTGGATGAGTGAAGTGACAACGACTCCGATTGTTGTCGATGCCGATACAGGTTTTGGCAATGCGATCAACATGCAGCGAACGGTAAAGGTGCTGGAAAAGGCGGGTGCGGCTGCATTGCAGATTGAAGACCAGGTCATGCCGAAAAAATGCGGTCATTTCAACGGTAAAGAAGTGATATCACAGGATGAAATGGTCGGAAAAATTAAAGCTGCCCTTGATGCACGTACCGATGATCAGTTAGCGATCATTGCACGTACGGATGCATTAGGTGTCCTCGGTTTCGATGAGGCGATTGAAAGAGCGAATGCTTATAAAGAGGCAGGTGCGCACGCAATTTTTGTGGAAGCGCCAACTACATATGAGCAATTGTCGCGTATTACAAAAGAGGTAACGGGTATCCCGCATATTATCAATCTTGTAGAAGGTGGTAAAACGCCGTTAGTATCACGTCAGGAAGCGCAAAATTTAGGCTTCCAGATTATGCTGTGTGCGAATTCGGCTTTACGCGGTGCGATTAAAGGTGCTACGGACGCAATGCAGATTTTAATGCGTGACGAAAGCCAGGAAAACATTCATGATGTCATTTGCACATGGGAACAGCGCCAGGAATTGTTTAAGTTAAAAGAAATCCAACAACTGGAAAAACAATATTCTTAA
- a CDS encoding FAD synthetase family protein: protein MKTIIVNEKNLPIVQQSSEPAVMALGFFDGVHKGHQQVILAARKKARKKGLKLAVMSFFPHPKTVFSNEEVDYLMPMEKKAERFQSLGVDLFYIVEFTKTFAALLPKQFVQQYLVGLQVQYAVAGYDYTYGAKGAGTVATIQSDSDWKIEVDVVKRFAISGEKVSSTCIREKLKRGYVEEVTALLGKPYSIQYSLKNGLHDYYTLPQCGEYYVTILAGKRAISQKVYVKNAKDIIFYQDLNIDDCSIYFHQRATQKYQEIS from the coding sequence ATGAAAACAATTATCGTAAATGAAAAAAATCTACCGATTGTCCAGCAAAGTAGCGAACCCGCAGTAATGGCATTAGGATTTTTTGATGGTGTGCATAAAGGTCATCAGCAGGTAATTTTAGCAGCAAGAAAAAAAGCCCGGAAAAAAGGCTTGAAATTGGCTGTTATGAGTTTTTTTCCCCATCCGAAAACGGTCTTTTCAAATGAAGAAGTAGACTATTTAATGCCGATGGAGAAAAAGGCCGAACGCTTTCAGTCATTAGGTGTCGATTTGTTCTATATAGTGGAATTTACGAAAACGTTTGCTGCTCTTTTACCGAAGCAATTTGTCCAGCAATATTTAGTGGGGCTTCAAGTGCAGTACGCCGTAGCAGGTTATGACTATACGTACGGTGCTAAGGGAGCCGGTACGGTCGCTACAATCCAGTCAGACAGCGACTGGAAAATTGAAGTCGATGTTGTGAAGCGTTTTGCCATTTCAGGTGAAAAGGTGAGCTCGACATGTATTCGTGAAAAATTGAAACGGGGCTATGTCGAGGAAGTAACAGCATTATTAGGAAAGCCGTATAGCATCCAATACTCGCTGAAAAACGGATTGCACGATTACTATACACTTCCTCAATGCGGAGAATACTATGTCACGATTTTAGCCGGTAAGCGGGCGATCTCGCAAAAAGTTTATGTGAAGAATGCCAAGGACATTATTTTCTACCAAGATTTAAATATCGATGATTGTTCGATTTATTTCCATCAACGCGCAACCCAAAAATACCAAGAAATTAGTTGA
- the dmpG gene encoding 4-hydroxy-2-oxovalerate aldolase: MRDIHILDVSLRDGSHSMKHQYSEQQVRDIARGLNQAGVEYFEVAHGDGLGGSSLQYGLSAVDELKLIEAAAAECTDSKVAVLLIPGIGIKDDLKNAVNAGAKMARVATHVTEADISAQHIAYSRELGLKTAGFLMMAHMAPTSVIVEQAKLFESYGAEIVYVTDSAGYLLPDQVTERIRALKENIDCEIGFHAHNNMSLAMANSLAAIEAGATYIDGSLRALGAGSGNTQTEVLVAVLQRMGIQTGVDLYNIIDVANEIVAPILPRPQEISGSSLIMGYAGVYSSFLLHTEKASKQFGVDERDILVELGRRKTVGGQEDLIYEVAQSLMK, translated from the coding sequence ATGAGAGACATTCATATTTTAGACGTATCGTTACGAGACGGCAGTCACTCCATGAAGCATCAATATTCCGAGCAGCAAGTACGAGACATTGCGAGAGGATTAAATCAGGCGGGTGTTGAGTATTTTGAAGTCGCACATGGTGATGGCTTAGGCGGATCGAGCTTGCAGTACGGCCTGTCTGCAGTGGACGAGCTGAAGTTAATCGAAGCTGCTGCCGCTGAATGTACCGATTCAAAAGTAGCTGTCTTACTAATTCCCGGCATCGGAATTAAGGATGACTTAAAAAATGCCGTGAATGCGGGCGCAAAAATGGCACGTGTTGCAACACATGTGACAGAGGCGGATATTTCAGCACAGCACATTGCCTATAGCCGTGAATTGGGACTGAAAACTGCCGGGTTTTTGATGATGGCACATATGGCTCCGACAAGCGTCATTGTCGAGCAGGCAAAATTATTTGAAAGCTACGGTGCGGAAATTGTGTATGTGACGGATTCTGCTGGTTACCTATTACCGGATCAAGTAACGGAACGCATTCGGGCATTGAAAGAAAATATCGACTGTGAAATCGGTTTCCACGCACATAATAATATGTCACTGGCGATGGCGAATTCTTTAGCGGCAATTGAAGCCGGCGCTACTTATATTGACGGATCATTACGTGCATTAGGGGCAGGCAGCGGCAATACGCAAACTGAAGTATTAGTTGCCGTGTTACAGCGGATGGGTATTCAAACAGGTGTCGATCTGTACAATATTATCGATGTCGCAAATGAGATCGTCGCACCTATTTTACCACGTCCTCAGGAAATATCAGGCTCGAGCTTAATTATGGGATATGCAGGCGTGTATTCAAGCTTCTTACTCCATACAGAAAAAGCTTCAAAACAGTTCGGTGTTGATGAACGCGATATTTTAGTTGAGCTGGGCCGCCGTAAAACAGTCGGCGGACAGGAAGATTTAATTTATGAGGTGGCACAGAGTTTAATGAAATAA
- a CDS encoding acetaldehyde dehydrogenase (acetylating) — MTKLKVGIIGSGNIGTDLMYKIERCDALEMAVMVGIDPQSEGLARARDRGYIAIENGIEGFKAQLDQVDIVFDATSAYAHRENYEVIKAAGKKMIDLTPAAIGPFTVPPVNLSEHFEKDNVNMVTCGGQATIPIVAAISRVVPVDYAEIVATVASKSAGPGTRANIDEFTRTTANAIEAVGGAKKGKAIIILNPAEPPIMMRDTVHALVAETGKEDEIRASIKEMIEEVKTYVPGYRLCGEPIFEGNKISVLLEVEGIGDFFPPYSGNLDIMTAAAARVANELAKNLIAQGAVVR, encoded by the coding sequence TTGACGAAGTTAAAAGTAGGCATCATCGGTTCAGGCAATATCGGGACCGATTTAATGTATAAAATTGAGCGCTGTGATGCACTGGAGATGGCGGTCATGGTAGGTATTGATCCGCAGTCGGAAGGTTTGGCACGTGCACGTGACCGTGGCTATATCGCGATTGAAAATGGTATTGAAGGATTTAAAGCACAGTTAGATCAAGTTGATATCGTCTTTGATGCGACGAGTGCCTATGCTCACAGAGAGAATTACGAGGTTATTAAAGCTGCAGGTAAAAAGATGATTGATTTAACGCCGGCAGCAATTGGGCCGTTCACTGTCCCGCCGGTAAATTTAAGTGAGCATTTTGAAAAAGACAATGTCAACATGGTAACGTGCGGCGGTCAGGCAACAATCCCGATTGTGGCAGCAATCTCCCGTGTTGTGCCAGTTGACTATGCAGAAATCGTTGCAACGGTCGCAAGCAAAAGTGCGGGCCCGGGTACACGTGCGAACATCGATGAATTTACAAGGACAACGGCAAACGCTATTGAAGCAGTCGGCGGTGCGAAAAAAGGGAAAGCAATTATCATTTTAAACCCGGCAGAACCGCCGATTATGATGCGTGATACCGTCCATGCGCTCGTAGCGGAGACGGGGAAAGAAGATGAAATCCGCGCTTCTATTAAAGAAATGATTGAAGAAGTGAAAACATACGTGCCTGGTTACCGTCTATGTGGCGAACCGATATTTGAAGGCAATAAAATATCGGTTTTATTGGAAGTGGAAGGGATTGGCGATTTCTTCCCGCCTTATTCAGGCAACCTGGACATTATGACGGCAGCAGCTGCGCGTGTAGCAAATGAATTAGCCAAAAATCTAATAGCGCAAGGAGCGGTTGTGCGATGA
- a CDS encoding FAD-dependent oxidoreductase translates to MSGVDYDLVIVGCGAAGTASALAAAERAKEQNENLTIAILERAPFEQRGGNTRWTAAYMRMENIDKPADGLVEDMVSFSDSFMDRAYAETLRDEAGETLRWVESKGVDFDYLPTMFLTASKPRLLPIGGGRAIIDALTLRARALGVEIIYETTAWDLTLDDEGSVNGIKVRMADGTSLVLKTNAVILGAGGFQGNKEMMAQYIGRDAHKIPPVSEGGLFNKGEAIRMALNIGAAGKGQFDAFHAETVDPRSKREEAGVMLFPYAVLVNKQGKRFTDEGVTTIDEQYEEVARKIFYECEDHIAYMITDQKMYNIPNYEEALQTDIPAIVGETIDDIAKQIGVNAENLKHTIDEFNAACPTGEFIYNRVDGLATTGLALNKSNWSIPINEGPFIAYPVICCNVFTNGGLATDLNGRVLTGDEVAIPGLYAVGETSGVYYGKYPGGTSVLRCLVFGRRAGHDAVRYIAEKEKSYQ, encoded by the coding sequence ATGAGCGGAGTGGACTACGATTTAGTCATTGTAGGTTGCGGTGCAGCAGGAACAGCGTCTGCATTAGCTGCAGCTGAACGAGCGAAGGAACAAAATGAAAATTTGACGATTGCCATTTTAGAGCGTGCACCTTTTGAACAGCGCGGTGGAAATACACGCTGGACGGCTGCTTATATGCGTATGGAAAATATCGATAAGCCGGCAGACGGACTTGTTGAGGATATGGTGTCGTTTTCGGATTCATTTATGGATCGCGCCTATGCCGAAACATTGCGTGATGAAGCTGGAGAAACATTGCGCTGGGTAGAGTCGAAAGGGGTTGATTTCGACTATTTGCCGACGATGTTTTTGACAGCATCAAAACCCCGTCTGCTACCGATAGGCGGAGGACGCGCGATTATTGATGCCCTCACTTTACGCGCACGTGCTTTAGGTGTGGAAATCATTTACGAAACAACAGCATGGGATTTAACACTAGATGATGAAGGATCGGTCAATGGCATTAAAGTGCGTATGGCTGACGGCACATCACTCGTACTAAAAACAAATGCGGTCATTCTAGGTGCGGGCGGTTTCCAAGGAAATAAGGAAATGATGGCACAGTATATCGGCCGGGATGCCCATAAAATTCCCCCGGTATCTGAAGGTGGCCTGTTCAATAAAGGCGAGGCGATCCGGATGGCACTAAATATCGGTGCTGCCGGAAAAGGGCAGTTCGATGCTTTCCATGCCGAAACAGTGGACCCTCGCAGTAAACGGGAAGAAGCGGGTGTTATGTTGTTCCCGTATGCCGTCCTCGTGAATAAGCAGGGAAAACGCTTTACAGATGAAGGGGTTACGACAATTGATGAGCAGTATGAGGAAGTGGCACGCAAAATCTTTTACGAATGTGAAGACCATATTGCCTACATGATTACCGATCAGAAAATGTACAACATCCCGAATTATGAAGAGGCGCTGCAAACCGATATCCCGGCAATCGTCGGAGAAACAATTGATGATATCGCAAAACAGATTGGTGTGAATGCCGAAAACTTAAAGCACACAATCGATGAATTCAATGCAGCATGTCCGACAGGTGAATTCATTTATAACCGGGTTGATGGCCTTGCAACAACAGGCTTGGCGCTAAATAAGTCGAACTGGTCCATTCCGATCAATGAAGGTCCGTTTATAGCGTATCCGGTTATTTGCTGCAATGTATTTACAAATGGCGGATTAGCGACAGATTTAAATGGCCGTGTCCTAACGGGTGATGAAGTAGCGATTCCCGGTCTTTATGCGGTAGGTGAAACTTCAGGTGTATATTACGGCAAATATCCGGGTGGTACATCGGTGCTGCGCTGCTTAGTATTCGGTCGCCGTGCAGGTCATGATGCAGTTCGCTATATTGCGGAAAAAGAAAAATCATATCAATAG
- a CDS encoding flavin reductase family protein, whose translation MDDRLFRNAMGKFATGVTVITTEHDKQEHGMTANAFMSVSLEPKLVVISIGEKARCLPKIKESGIFGVNILAEDQQDYSMVFAGQKKDEVVEVTFERLAGVPVLQGAIAQISCDVVSEYVEGDHTLFIGKVRDIKLDDSKEPLLFYAGKYRSLETITV comes from the coding sequence ATGGATGACCGTTTATTCAGAAATGCGATGGGCAAGTTTGCGACAGGTGTTACCGTCATTACAACAGAACACGATAAACAAGAGCATGGTATGACAGCGAATGCATTCATGTCTGTTTCTTTGGAACCGAAGCTAGTTGTCATTTCAATCGGTGAAAAGGCGCGCTGCCTGCCAAAAATTAAAGAGAGCGGCATCTTCGGTGTCAATATTTTAGCTGAAGATCAGCAGGACTATTCAATGGTTTTTGCCGGTCAAAAGAAAGATGAAGTCGTGGAGGTAACTTTCGAACGCTTGGCAGGGGTACCGGTTTTACAAGGTGCCATCGCGCAGATCAGCTGTGATGTTGTGTCGGAGTATGTTGAAGGCGATCACACTTTGTTCATCGGCAAAGTACGGGATATTAAACTGGATGATTCGAAAGAACCGTTACTATTTTATGCGGGCAAATACCGTTCATTGGAAACAATTACTGTATAA
- a CDS encoding GlcG/HbpS family heme-binding protein — protein sequence MTELTYSFQQNTVTLDLAKKMLEKAEEKGKELGMKFAISIVDKAGNLKAFSAMDGAPVLALEISQNKAFSAAAYNRATHEWYDRLKDDPPLMEGLVHTNRLVIFGGGYPIQLNGECIGGIGVSGGHYTHDMQVCEAALELLAETVKEA from the coding sequence ATGACAGAATTAACGTATTCATTCCAACAAAACACAGTGACTTTAGATTTAGCAAAGAAGATGTTAGAAAAGGCAGAGGAAAAAGGAAAAGAGCTAGGCATGAAGTTCGCGATTTCAATCGTAGATAAAGCGGGGAATTTAAAGGCATTCTCAGCTATGGACGGCGCACCGGTATTAGCATTGGAAATCTCACAAAATAAAGCATTCTCAGCAGCAGCTTATAATCGTGCCACACATGAATGGTACGACCGTTTAAAAGATGATCCGCCACTAATGGAGGGGCTTGTCCATACGAATCGCCTTGTTATTTTCGGAGGGGGTTACCCAATTCAATTAAACGGTGAATGCATCGGGGGAATCGGTGTAAGCGGCGGTCACTATACACATGATATGCAAGTTTGTGAAGCCGCTCTTGAACTATTGGCCGAAACAGTTAAGGAGGCGTAA
- a CDS encoding 2-keto-4-pentenoate hydratase, with protein sequence MDIQHAANALLTAERSKQPIEPFTSSTDISVDDAYHIQLLQIKEKLKEAELVGMKVGLTSEVMQKMFNVDTPDFGHILSTMVYENNSTISKSQFIQPKVEFEIAFLLKEDLKGPNVTVEEVLQATKAIAPAIEIIDSRIMDWKFKFEDTVADNGSSAGAIIGTPSDLPPFEELANIPIVVKKNGEVIDQGISNAVMGNPAKAIAWLANMLSEYDISLKAGQFILAGAITAAVFFDANDEFEIDFGKYGQLKVQFTD encoded by the coding sequence TTGGATATTCAACACGCTGCCAATGCCTTATTAACTGCTGAACGTTCGAAACAGCCAATTGAACCTTTCACGTCGTCAACTGATATTTCAGTTGACGACGCTTATCATATTCAGCTGTTGCAAATTAAAGAGAAATTGAAGGAAGCTGAACTGGTAGGCATGAAAGTTGGATTGACGAGCGAAGTCATGCAGAAGATGTTCAATGTAGACACGCCTGATTTCGGGCATATTTTGAGCACAATGGTATATGAAAATAACAGTACAATTTCGAAATCGCAGTTTATTCAACCGAAAGTAGAATTCGAAATTGCTTTTTTATTAAAGGAAGATTTAAAAGGTCCGAATGTGACAGTCGAAGAAGTATTACAGGCAACAAAAGCGATTGCACCGGCAATTGAAATTATCGATAGTCGCATTATGGACTGGAAATTTAAATTTGAGGATACGGTTGCGGATAACGGTTCGTCTGCGGGGGCAATTATCGGTACACCATCTGATTTACCACCTTTTGAGGAACTCGCTAACATTCCGATTGTCGTGAAGAAAAATGGTGAAGTGATCGATCAAGGTATAAGCAACGCGGTAATGGGAAACCCGGCGAAAGCGATTGCCTGGCTTGCCAATATGTTGAGTGAATATGATATTTCACTGAAAGCGGGTCAATTCATTTTAGCAGGTGCGATTACAGCGGCAGTATTCTTCGATGCGAATGACGAGTTTGAAATTGATTTCGGTAAGTACGGACAGTTGAAAGTACAGTTTACAGATTGA